TTACCTGCGAATACTCGGCGAAAGCTTTCACCGGCATCGCCGCGATCAATGGTAATTGGCCTGGGTATTCAAGACCAAATTATTGAAGCCTTTGCTTGAAGCTGATGCCTAGGAGCGAATCAACCGTTTTTTCTGTTTCGCTTATCAATCAATCAGGGGTTCAAGCTTAATCGGAAAAGCACACTTCAGGCTTGTATGGCGAATTATTGTAATCGCTCGCGGATTTTGTCAAGCACTTTTTCGTAGTGCCGTCAAGAGTTGCGAAGCACGGCGGAAAGTTGCCGTCCGGCGCGTCCGCCCGACCGCCGGTGCGAAAAAAACCTTTCATCTTCGGTAGTTGGACCGACTATCTCCACCGCCTCGGACTCCAAGCCCGCGCCAAGCAGATCGTTTAGCGCCATCAGGCGCAAATCGAGATGCGGTTTTCGGCGCCTGTCCGGCCAGATCACCCCGCCCAATTCGGGTCGTTCGCGGAGAAATTCGGCGGCCAGCGCGCGATCCACTTCATAGGCTCGCGGACCGATCGCCGGGCCGATCGCCGCCACGATGTCCCGCGGTTGGTAACGGAAAGCGCCGGTAAACCGTTCGATCGCCCGGCCGATCAACCCGGCCCGCAACCCGCGCCAACCGGCATGAATGACCCCGATCGCGCCACCGTCCCGCGAACCGAAAAGAATCGGCACGCAATCGGCGGTCAAAACGCCGATCGCCAGGCCGACCTCGTCGGTAATCACCGCGTCGCCTGGCTCGCCGCGCACCACGCCCGCCACCGGATGACGCACGCGACACACTTGGTCGCCGTGAATCTGCTGCGGCAGATACAGGCCGACTGCCCGCAGATCGGCCAGCACGCGCCGCTCGTTTTCGGCCAGGGCCGCTGGGGAGTCGCCCACCTGAGCGCCCAGATTCAGCGACGACAATTCACCCGAGCTGGCGCCGCCCACGCGGCCGTAAAACACGCCGGTCAAGCCGGCGGCTTCCAGCAAGGCGCTTTTCCATGACAACAATTCAGTCATGTGGATATCCCATCAGATTCAACAACGGCTGCAAATCCATGGGGACCGGCGCGGTGAACGCCAGCCGCGCTCCGGTCGCCGGATGGTCGAATTCCAGGTGGCGCGCGTGCAGCGCCGGTCGTTGCAGAGCCCGGCACGCCGCCCGCAAATCCTCGTCGGCGATGTGTTTGACGACGCGCCCACCACCGTAGGTTTCGTCGCCGGCCAGCGGCCAGCCGCTTTCGGAACAATGCACGCGGATTTGGTGCGTGCGCCCAGTCAACAGGGTGCAGGTGAGCAGACTGACGCCGCCCCGGCTCGCCTCGACCCGGTACAGGGTCGTCGCCGGACGCGCCTTCGCCGTGCGGCTGCTGATCTTTTTTCGTTCGGTGACGTGACGGCCGATCGCCAGATCGATCCGCCCTTCTTTCGTTTTAGGTTCGCCGATGACGACCGCCAGGTATTTTTTCGTAACCGTGCGGCCGGCGAACTGCCGTTGCAGTGAATGCGTGGCGGGGCCGGTTTTGCCGATCACCAGCAGACCGCTGGTGCCTTTGTCGAGCCGGTGCACGATGCCCGGCCGGTCGTCCACCTTTTGATCGGCCAGTTCGGGAACGTGAAACAGCAAGGCGTTCACCAGGGTGCCGTCCGGATTTCCCGCCGCCGGATGCACTACCATGCCGGCCGCCTTGTTCACCACCAGCAGATGTTCGTCCTCGTAAACGATATCGAGGGCCAGTTCCTGCGGCACCAGATCCATGGTCGGTCGCGGCGCGATCGCCGCCTCGATCCATTGCCCCTCGCGTAGCGCGGCGGCGGGTTTGGCGGCGTGGCCGTCGACGGTCACGCACCCATCCTTGATCAACTGCGCCGCGCGGCTGCGCGACAGCTCGGGCAACAGCAGCGCCAGGGCGTTGTCCAGGCGCCGGCCGGCCAGCGCGGCGGTCACGGCGAAACGGTGCGTTTCCATGCGGGCTATTGTATAGGATGAAGTCGGCTTCGCGCCAAGCGGGATTTCCCGCCGGATGAAAAAACGCGGGCCGCTACTCGCCGGCGGCGTTCAACCCTTGCATCAGCGCCAGCAGAAAATCGCGGTTGTCGGCCTGGGCATAGCGCATTTCCCCGCCCAGGCGCGAAAAACTCTTGTTGTATCGCAGGTAATAGTCCGGATTGTTTTCCGGCGGTTCGCCTTGCGACCAATCCCAGCGCGAAGGCGCCAGATCGACCACCGCGATGAAGTGATCGCCGAACGGCGCGCTGGTCTGCCGGGCCAAGTTGTAGGCCATCGACATCGACTTTTCGAAAATCATCGGGCTCATTACCGCGCTGCCGATCGACAGGTAGACGCCGCCGTCGATCCGGCCGACCGCCGCGGCGAAGGTCAAGAAATCGCGCTGCGCCGTCCGGCCGATCGCGGCGCCCAGATTCGCCGGATGGTTGTAGATAATGTCGTGACCGATCATCGGATGGCCGGTGAACGGAATCCCCGCCGCGAAGGCCTTGGCCTGCACGCTCCAGGAACGGAAGGGATGCGGAATCTCCCAGCGGCCCGGCGCGAGATCGAGCCGGCGCACGATTTGCAGCAAATCCAGCGCCGCCGCCGCCCGCTCCGGATCGTCCAGCAGCCGGGCCCGCGCTTCCGTTGCCAACTGTTCGGCGGCCGGAACCGACAGGCCTTCGTGGTGGATCAGCGCGCCGACCGATTCGCCGTAGCCCATGCCCTCGTAAGCGCCGACCGCCAGCGCCAGGTTCAGATACAGACCCGTTTCGCGCCAGTTGCCGAATTCGCCGCGCGACACGCCGCCGCGCACGTCCTCGCTGGTCGCGCCCTGGAAAGCGATTTCCCAATCGTGAATGACGCCGGCCCCGTTCGTGGCCAGGTGCGTGACCCAGCGCCGCTCCAGCAATTCGTTGAGCACCGGCGCCAGGCCGTTTTTAATCGTATGCGCGCCGAACGACAGCATCACCGGCCGGCCGTTCGCCAGGGCCCGGCGAATGCGCGTTACCGACTCGCCGACCAATTCACGCGCGACAGGCGACAGCTCGGGCGGCCGATCGAGCGTGACGGCGTCGCGGGGGATGAGTACCTTGTTGCGCCGCTCGGCGAGCGGTTTCATTTTCACCAGCGAGCGATCGAATTGCGGGTACGGCACGTTCTTTCTCCTTACTCCGCCACGTTGAGAAATCGGAGCAGCGCGGGCAGTTGCGAATAATCGGGAATGATCAGGTCGGCCCCGGCCCGCACCAGGCGGGCTCGTTTCGCCTCGTTCAGGCCGAAGCGCCGCAGTTCGTCGGTGGCGACGCCGATCGCGTAACCCCCGCGCTTGTGGGTTTCACGGATTTCCACCGGCCCGTCGCCGATCGCCACCAGCCCCGCCGGATCGCCGATTTCGCCGAGGATCCGTTCGATGACCAACCGCTTGGCCTCGTGACGCACGTCGCCGACCGCGCCGTAGATCGCGCCCGCGAACAAGCCGGCGTAACCCAACGCTTCGGCCTCCGCGACGACGTCCTGTTCGTCCGTACCGCTGGCCAGGTAGAGCCGGACGCCGGCGCGGCGCAAGGCCTCCAGCAGGCGGACGGCGTTTTTCACCGTGTAGTCGGCCAGCGAAAGCTCCGCCGCGTCGAACTTGGCGATGCGCCGCCGCACCACCGCCAGCAGCGCGTCGTTGTAGATTTTCTTGTAGCCGTGTTCGTCGAGCACGTCGGCTTCCGGCACGCAGCCGAATTCGCGCACCATGCGCGCCAGGCCCTGCATCTGGGCCAGCGTCTGGATGCCGGTCGATTTGTCGATGAAATCGCGGACGCGGTCGACGACCCGATGATAGAGCGAATCGTCGGCCGATTCGTAACGCGGGCCGAGAATCGCCCGGATCATCATCGGCTCCATGATCCGTTCCCAACCTTCGCGCAAGGTCGAGATCGTGCCGTCGTGGTCGAAGATCACATGCGTGACACGCGCCGGGGGCCGGCGGTCGCCGACCACCTCGAATTCCGTCCCCGGCAGATAGCGAACCCGCCGGATGTCCTCCGCCAGTTCGGGCCGATAAACGTAGTCGGGATCGGCGCCGGCCGCCAGAATTTCCGCCGGCGTCGCCGTGCCGGTCTGCCGCCACTTCTGCACGGTGACCGACGCCACGAGGTTGCCGAAGGTCGCCGCCTCGAGCACCGTCGCGCCAGCCGCCGTCGCGGCGGCCACGCCGGCCAGCAGCGAATCGCCAGCGCCGACCGGGTCCACCTTCCCGAAAATCTGAATGCCGGGAATTTCGCCGAGCCCGGTTTCGTCGCCGACCACCAGGCCGCGCGGCCCGCGCGTGACGAACACCGGCCGGCGATGCCGCGCGAACAACTCGCCCGCCGCGCGTTTCGTGTCCTCGAGCCGAATCCGCGCTCCCTCCGGATACGCCGCGCCGATCAAGTGCGCCGCCTCGCGATCGTTGATCTTCAGCCACGCGTCCGGGTAGGCCTCGCTGTGATGCCGGCTGTCGACGATGAACCGTTTGTCGGGCCGCGCCCGCATCAACGCGGCGAGTTCGCGCCGCAGGCGTTCGGTATGGATCCCCTGCGCGACCTGCTCGTTGACCACCACCAGATCGAGTTCGTCCAGGCGGGCGGCGAGCGCCGCGATCAGCCGGGCGGCGGTCTCGTCCGGCAGCCGGTTGAAGTTGCCGAAATCCAGGCGGTTGGTTTCCTCGTCGTTGCGGTGCGGCTTGATGTAGGCCGGTGTGGCCCACTGCCGCGCTTCCTCGAGCAAACCGTCCGTGACGGTGCCGGCTTCGGCGAGCAGCCGGCGCAATTCGCGGCCCCACGGGTCCGCGCCGCCGACGCCGAAGGCTTCGATGCGCCGGCAGCCGATGGCCCGCAAGTTGTTGACCACGTTGCCTGCGCCGCCCAATTCGCAGCGCTGTTCGGCCACGGGTTGCGTGGGCAGACCCGTTTCCAGGGAAAGCTCCGCCGCGCTCGGATCGAGAAACCAATACACGTCCAGGCAGAAATCGCCGAGAACGCCCAGGCGCGTCCGCTCGATCCGCGCCAACAGCTCTTGCAACCTCGGCAAGGCCAGCCCCGCGAATGATGGTTCGGTCATCGCCGCTCCGGCAAAGGTGTGTAATGGATACTTACGGCAGACGCGGGCGAAAAAAAAGGCCGGTATGACACCGGCCGGAAATTTGGTGGTAGAGGAGGGATTCGAACCCTCGACCTAGCGGTTATGAGCCGCTCGCTCTAACCAGCTGGGCTACTCTACCAAGAGAACGAAGATTGTATTGACCGGCTTTCGCTTGTCAAGGGTATGGACGGCCGGATATTTTGCCTTCGGGCGACGATCGCCGACGGTTACAAATCGTATTTTTTCAACATCCGGTAGAGCGTGTGACGGGAAACGCCGAGCAGGACCGCCGCCTTGCCTTTGCGGCCCTTCGCCAGTTGCAGCACCTGCTTGACGTGTTCCTTGTTGAAGTGCGCGATCGACAGGTCGCCGGCGGACAGCGTCGGCCGCGGGTCCGGCGCCACCGGGACGACCGGTTGCGTCCGGTCGGTGATCGGCGCGGGCGCGCTCGGCACACGCGGTTCCTGAAGGGAGCCGGCAAAGGTTTGAAGTTCCGGCGTCAGATCGCCGATAACGATCAGCTTGTCCGACGCCATGATCGCCGCGGCCGTGACGGCTTGCTTCAACTCGCGCACGTTCCCCGGCCAGGAATACGCCTCGAAAACCTCGTAGATGCGCGGCTCGAAGCCCTCCACCGACAGGCCGTTTTCCCGAACCGTCTGCCGGAAGAAGTACTTGGCCAACAGCGCGATATCCTCCTCGCGTTCGCGCAGGGGCGGCAGCGGGATGAAAAAACCGCGCAGGCGGTAATACAGATCCTCGCGAAAGCGGCCGTCTTTCATGTCCCGCGCCAGGTTGCGATTGGTGGCCGCGATCAGGCGGATGTCGACCTGGCGCGAGCGGGTATCGCCTACCGGCAAAATCTCGCCGGTCTCCAGGGCGCGCAACAGTTTGGCCTGGCTCGCCAGCGACAAATCGCCGACCTCGTCGATGAACAACGAGCCGCCGTTCGCCGCTTCCATCAAACCGATTTGATCCTTGAGCGCGCCGGTGAACGAACCCTTGCGATGGCCGAACAACTGACTCTCGAACAGGCTGTCGATCAGTCCGGCACCGTTTACGGCCACGAACGGTCCCGCCGCCCGCGGACTGATTTGGTGGATCGCCTTGGCGACCAGGTCCTTGCCCGTTCCGGTTTCGCCGACGACGAGCACCGGGCTGTCGTAACGCGCCATGCGCTGGACGGCTTGAAAGACCAACTGCATCGGCCGGCTTTTGCCGACCATGCCGTGGTAAAGGTAATTCTGCTTCTCCCAGGCCTCGAGGACACGCGCCTGCTGCTTCAACTGCCGCCGCTCGAAAATATGGGTGACGATCGCCAGCAATCGCTCGCCCTGCACGGGTTTTTCGAGGTAATCGTAGGCCCCGTATTTGATGGCGCGAACCGCGTCCGCCACCGAATTGGAACCGGTCAGGATAATGACGTCGATTTCCGGATCCCATTGCTTGGCTTTGCGCAACAGGGCGATGCCGTCCATGCCGGGCATCCGCAAATCGGAAATCAGCAGATCGAACGGCTGTTTTTCCAGCAGCTTGACCGCGGCCTCGCCGCTTTCGGCCGCGACGATCTCATGGCCGCTTTTTCGAAACAGCCGCAGCAATGCGGACCGGATCTGGGAATCGTCGTCAACGACCAGAATGTCGTTTTTCATCGCCATCAACCACTACCTTCCGTCTCGGCGAATCGAATGCACAAGATCCGTCGAGCGCTCTCCGTCTCATATGATTAAAGTCGGCAGCACCCGGGAAGGGATAAAGCAAAGTCGAGTGCGTGCCTGCAATAATAAATGCGCGGATTTGCGACAAAGGCGCGCCTTTTGTCGCACCAGCGCCCGCCGGCCGCGCGTGCGAAACCCCCGCAAAATAAAATAGTTCATTATTATCAATTACTTACGAATTGGCATGCCACTTGCTAATTATTTTGGCGTATGCACTAGGAGGTCGCCATGAAGTACACAACCCAGGAAAACCCAGACAACATACTGATCATTCGGATGATCGAAAGAGATCTCTTCACCCACCAACCCGAATGTTTCGAGAAGGAAATATTGGCTCTGATCAAGATCGCCGAAGGGCGGCTGGTGTTCAACTTTTCGCAGCTCAATTCGTTCGATTCCAACCTGCTGCGGGTGCTCACCTCCGCCTTGAAAGAATCGCTCAAGTACCCCTGCGGCGATATCAAATTGGTCGGCCTGAATTCCATCATGCGGCACATCCTCCACCTCAGCCATCTGGACTGTGTGTTCTGTCATTACGAGAGCGAGGCCGACGCCGTCACGGCTTTCCAATCGCCGGCCATCTCCGAAATCCTGCACCGCCATTCGATCGATAACTGAGCCTCGAGCTCATTGGAGGAGCCGTTGTTCATTGGTCGTTTCTTTCCTTTGGCCCCGCCGGACTTTGCGCTATGATGAACAATTCGAGAACGAAATGAAGATCCTGTTTTTACAAAACATCTGGCGGGAATATTTCGGCGTCATGCACCTGGGCGCCGCGCTGCGCGCCGCCGGCCATCAGGTTTTCGTGCGCATCGAACCGACTCCGGACGGGGTGCGGCGCGCCGTCGCGGAAGTGCGCCCGCGGGTCGTCGGATTTTCCTTCACCCACTGCGAGCAGCAATACGCCCTGACGGCGGCGGCGGCAGTCAAACGAGCCGATCCTTCGATCGTGACGCTCGCGGGCGGCCCGCATCCGAGCCTGCATCCCGAATTGGCGCGGCGACCCGAAATCGATTACCTGTGCCGCGGCGAAGGCGAGGCGACGATCGTCGAACTGGCCGCGCGGCTGGAACGCGGCGCCGCGGCGGACGACCTGCCGAACCTGGCTTTTGGACGCGACGGCGCTCTGGTGGCCAATCCGGTCCGGCCGCTGCTGGAAGAATTGGACGAACTGCCGCTGCCCTGGCGCGAGGGCTATTACCGCTATTCTTTTCTGCGCGACAACCCGGTCAAATATTTTTTCACCGGCCGCGGGTGCCCGTTTCATTGCTCGTTCTGTTTCAACGCGGCGTTCGCGAACCTCTATCCCAACAAGGCGCGTTACGTCCGGCATTACGGGGTCAACCGGGTGCTGATGGAACTGCATGAGGTCAAGGCCCATTGGCCGATGAAGCTGGTGCGGTTCGAGGACGACATTTTCACCCTCGACAAAGAGCGGCTGTTCGCCATTCTCGACCGCTATGCACGCGAAATCCGTCTGCCGTACCTGGTTTATCTGCGAGCCGGCGAAAGCGAGGCGGTGATCCGCCGACTGGCGGAAACGGGTTGCCGGACGGTGCTGTTCGGCGTGGAAACCGGCGACGAAAACCGCCGTAACGACCTGCTGGACAAGCGCGTGTCCAACCGGCAAATCATCGAAACCGCCGAGCTGTTGCGGCGCTACAACCTGCACTTCTTCACCTCCAACATCCTCGC
This Myxococcales bacterium DNA region includes the following protein-coding sequences:
- the pgeF gene encoding peptidoglycan editing factor PgeF — protein: MTELLSWKSALLEAAGLTGVFYGRVGGASSGELSSLNLGAQVGDSPAALAENERRVLADLRAVGLYLPQQIHGDQVCRVRHPVAGVVRGEPGDAVITDEVGLAIGVLTADCVPILFGSRDGGAIGVIHAGWRGLRAGLIGRAIERFTGAFRYQPRDIVAAIGPAIGPRAYEVDRALAAEFLRERPELGGVIWPDRRRKPHLDLRLMALNDLLGAGLESEAVEIVGPTTEDERFFSHRRSGGRAGRQLSAVLRNS
- a CDS encoding RluA family pseudouridine synthase; its protein translation is METHRFAVTAALAGRRLDNALALLLPELSRSRAAQLIKDGCVTVDGHAAKPAAALREGQWIEAAIAPRPTMDLVPQELALDIVYEDEHLLVVNKAAGMVVHPAAGNPDGTLVNALLFHVPELADQKVDDRPGIVHRLDKGTSGLLVIGKTGPATHSLQRQFAGRTVTKKYLAVVIGEPKTKEGRIDLAIGRHVTERKKISSRTAKARPATTLYRVEASRGGVSLLTCTLLTGRTHQIRVHCSESGWPLAGDETYGGGRVVKHIADEDLRAACRALQRPALHARHLEFDHPATGARLAFTAPVPMDLQPLLNLMGYPHD
- a CDS encoding HAD family hydrolase; translated protein: MTEPSFAGLALPRLQELLARIERTRLGVLGDFCLDVYWFLDPSAAELSLETGLPTQPVAEQRCELGGAGNVVNNLRAIGCRRIEAFGVGGADPWGRELRRLLAEAGTVTDGLLEEARQWATPAYIKPHRNDEETNRLDFGNFNRLPDETAARLIAALAARLDELDLVVVNEQVAQGIHTERLRRELAALMRARPDKRFIVDSRHHSEAYPDAWLKINDREAAHLIGAAYPEGARIRLEDTKRAAGELFARHRRPVFVTRGPRGLVVGDETGLGEIPGIQIFGKVDPVGAGDSLLAGVAAATAAGATVLEAATFGNLVASVTVQKWRQTGTATPAEILAAGADPDYVYRPELAEDIRRVRYLPGTEFEVVGDRRPPARVTHVIFDHDGTISTLREGWERIMEPMMIRAILGPRYESADDSLYHRVVDRVRDFIDKSTGIQTLAQMQGLARMVREFGCVPEADVLDEHGYKKIYNDALLAVVRRRIAKFDAAELSLADYTVKNAVRLLEALRRAGVRLYLASGTDEQDVVAEAEALGYAGLFAGAIYGAVGDVRHEAKRLVIERILGEIGDPAGLVAIGDGPVEIRETHKRGGYAIGVATDELRRFGLNEAKRARLVRAGADLIIPDYSQLPALLRFLNVAE
- a CDS encoding sigma-54-dependent Fis family transcriptional regulator yields the protein MAMKNDILVVDDDSQIRSALLRLFRKSGHEIVAAESGEAAVKLLEKQPFDLLISDLRMPGMDGIALLRKAKQWDPEIDVIILTGSNSVADAVRAIKYGAYDYLEKPVQGERLLAIVTHIFERRQLKQQARVLEAWEKQNYLYHGMVGKSRPMQLVFQAVQRMARYDSPVLVVGETGTGKDLVAKAIHQISPRAAGPFVAVNGAGLIDSLFESQLFGHRKGSFTGALKDQIGLMEAANGGSLFIDEVGDLSLASQAKLLRALETGEILPVGDTRSRQVDIRLIAATNRNLARDMKDGRFREDLYYRLRGFFIPLPPLREREEDIALLAKYFFRQTVRENGLSVEGFEPRIYEVFEAYSWPGNVRELKQAVTAAAIMASDKLIVIGDLTPELQTFAGSLQEPRVPSAPAPITDRTQPVVPVAPDPRPTLSAGDLSIAHFNKEHVKQVLQLAKGRKGKAAVLLGVSRHTLYRMLKKYDL
- a CDS encoding STAS domain-containing protein; amino-acid sequence: MKYTTQENPDNILIIRMIERDLFTHQPECFEKEILALIKIAEGRLVFNFSQLNSFDSNLLRVLTSALKESLKYPCGDIKLVGLNSIMRHILHLSHLDCVFCHYESEADAVTAFQSPAISEILHRHSIDN
- a CDS encoding B12-binding domain-containing radical SAM protein — its product is MKILFLQNIWREYFGVMHLGAALRAAGHQVFVRIEPTPDGVRRAVAEVRPRVVGFSFTHCEQQYALTAAAAVKRADPSIVTLAGGPHPSLHPELARRPEIDYLCRGEGEATIVELAARLERGAAADDLPNLAFGRDGALVANPVRPLLEELDELPLPWREGYYRYSFLRDNPVKYFFTGRGCPFHCSFCFNAAFANLYPNKARYVRHYGVNRVLMELHEVKAHWPMKLVRFEDDIFTLDKERLFAILDRYAREIRLPYLVYLRAGESEAVIRRLAETGCRTVLFGVETGDENRRNDLLDKRVSNRQIIETAELLRRYNLHFFTSNILALPGETWENALETVRLNQRIRVRDAWCSVFQPYAGLPVTERAIADGRLDRVDDAMVGFNTFADNALRNPDGRRIFNLHKFFYPLARWPWLEKIVLPLTRLPANRLFHYLFVVFYVYSYRQHTGVSWRRIAREGVHWFRQFLSTMGPEK